A region of the Vibrio chagasii genome:
AATCATTAGATGAAGTAGTTGTTTTACTTCAGATTGAAAGCCACGAGTCTCTTTATTTTGCGTTGCCGTTTCGCTCATTTTTACTCCAAAACATCTATACTTTGTGTTGAAAACTATAGGGGCGGAACACGTAATGCCGCTCTGATGTTCATTAACATGAGGATGACAATTGTAAATTCAAGGTCAAAAATCATAAAAACACTGTTTTTTTGATCTGTTTTTATTATCCTTAAGCCTCATAAATATAAAAGAACATAAAAAAAGTCATGATTTGGTGAAGATTTGAATAAATTTCACCTCAGATTTGTCTATTCCGCACTCAAAATAACCCAAAGTAGAAGAATTCAATGAGCAATATCGGCACAAAGTTTATTCTCGCACAGCGGTTCGTATTCGATCCAAACAGCAACTCACTTGTTGACCAAACGAGCGACGGCGAAGTCGTGCGTCTTGGCAGCAATGAAAGCCGCATTCTCCTTATGCTGTCAGAAAGACCCAATGAAGTTATCACTCGTAACGAATTACACGAATATGTTTGGCGTGACCAAGGTTTTGAGGTTGATGACTCAAGCCTAACTCAAGCCGTTTCAACACTACGAAAGATGCTGAAAGATTCAACGAAATCTCCAGAATTCGTTAAAACTGTGCCTAAACGCGGCTACCAATTTATCGCAACCGTTGAGCGCTCAGCCCCACTTTCGTCAAATGACCAACCTGCTGCAGTTGAAATTGCCGAAAATGACGTAGAACCAAGCCTAACGTTTGCAACAACACCTGTCGCAGAAGAAGTCGTTTCTGAGACAAGCGCACCTGAGCCTATCTCTAAACTTCAGGAGGCCAATACTGAGGTTGAGCTAACTAAAGTACCTGCAACAACTGAAGCTAAAAACAGCAACAAGTGGTTAATTCTAGGGTTGCTATTTGCCGCAGTTATGATGCCGATTTTGGTAATTACCTTTACTAACCCTGCTGAATCTACATTTCGTACATTAGCAGAAGTTGATGGTGTAAAGGTTCAATCACCAATCAATCATCCGGGTTTAACAAATTGGCTACCTGCGATTGAAAAATGTGTGTTGAGCTATAACACTAACCACACTGGTATACTAAAGCCAACCGAAGTGATAGCAACTGGCGGACAGGCCAACAACATAGTTCTTAACTATATTCATCCGCAAGAACACTCTAGCGAAAATATTACTCTCAGAATTTACGCAAACCAGTCGGATGTAGACGACATTTGTAAAGGTGGCCAGTAGCATGAAATTAAAAGTATCTGTTTTCTTACTGGCCCTATCTGCTTTTCTAAGTGGTTGGTTACATTGGGGGAGCGACGCAAAAGTAGCACGCCTACTTACCTCACATGAATGGCAATCAAAGATGGTTTCGCTTATCAGTGCAGAAAAACAAGCCGATTCAATCGGTCCACTCCGTAAAGTTGAGCTCTCCTCAAATGCTAAGTACCTACCAAACGGTACATATCTGAGAATGTCGGTGGTCAGGCTATACGGCACACAAACCGCACCAGCTAACGTCATCAACATTTCAGAGACGGGTCAGTGGGAAATTAACGACAACTACCTACTGGTTTCGCCAACTGAGTTTAAAGATGTTACATCGGCTCAGCGCCAAGACTTCTCTCAAGAGCAACTAGAGCTGATTACTCAAGTAATCAAGATGGATGCAGAGCAAAGTCGTCGCATCGACATTGTTAACCCGAAGGCACTGCTACTGACTAGCTTAAATCATGGTTCTACCGTCTTGTTTTCGAACTAACATTGAAAAGCTATTTGCGGCATATCGATGGATGAATACCATTCACGATAAACCTAAAAAAGGGGCATGAGGCCCCTTTTTGTTATCTTAAACTCAAAGATAAAACTCTATGGATTGGATAAACTCACTCGCTCTATTCTTTGGCTCATTAATCGCCAACACGCTTGCCTCTTTATCAGGCGGCGGTGCTGGGCTTCTACAGTTCCCGTTACTCATCTTTCTAGGATTGCCCTTTTCAGTTGCACTGGCTACCCACAAAGTCGCTAGCGTTGCTCTCGGCTTAGGTGCTGCATATACCCATATCAAGGGTGGCACGTTAAGCTGGAAAATTTGTCTCTACCTAATTATCGTCGGCAGCATTGGAGTGGTCGTTGGCGCGAATATCGTACTCATGATCCCAGATGCCATTGCACAGAAACTGCTTGGCGCAATGATCTTAGCACTGGGCGTTTACTCACGACTAAAGAAACAATTGGGTCAAGAAGAGCAGCTTAAAAACCGAGACATAAAAGGTTGGATAATCGGTGGGGTTGGGCTGGCACTCATAGGCATCATCAACGGTTCACTCACTGCCGGATCAGGCCTGTTAGTTACCCTATTTCTAGTTCGTTGGTTTGGTTTTACTTATAAACAAGCCGTCGCGTTAACCATGATATGCGTCGGTTTGTTCTGGAATGGCATTGGAGGTATTGCCATTGTTCAAGCGGGTGCGCCAATATACTGGGTATGGTTACCCATATTACTGTTAAGTTCGTTTGTTGGCGGAAGCCTAGGGGCATTCCTCGCAAACCGTTCAAGCAATCAGCTCGTCAAAACGGCTTTCGAAATATTGACGTTTGCGGTTGGCATCAAGCTATTGCTATAGAATTTTAAAGGTTATCTATGAATACAGAGTCGAATCAACACAGCCCAGCAGTGCTGAAAGCCACAATAGCAATACACTATTGCCGCCAATGTAATTGGATGCTTCGCTCAAGTTGGTTGTGCCAGGAACTGCTTCATACCTTCAGTGAAGAGATTGAACAAGTCAGCCTGCATCCAGATACCGGTGGACGATTTGAGATCTTTTGTAATGGAGTACAGATTTGGGAACGAAAGGCGGACGGCGGCTTTCCTGAAGCGAAAGTTCTGAAGCAAAGAGTGAGAAACATCATTGCTCCAGACAGAGACCTCGGACACGTGGATTCAAAATAAACCCATGACGGCGAATTCTATGATTTAAAGCTGGCCGCTAACCAGTACATCGCCGTCAAGGCTGATCACTTTGAAGTTACAATTCTCGTAGATACCATAGCTTGCTGCATGCCCTTCCCGTGGGAACGTCACCGAGCTAGGGTTAAAAATGAAGATGTCATTTTGGTACTCAGCAACTGGGATATGGGTATGGCCATGAGCAATGATATCACCCGCTTTCAGTGCTGGCCGTTTCGTTGTGTTATATAGGTGACCGTGAGTTAAGAAGATACGTTGGCCTGATTCTAGTAACACCCATGAGTAATCCATCATCATTGGGAAAGAGAGCAACATCTGATCGACTTCGCTGTCGCAGTTCCCACGGACAGCAATGATCTCTTGGGAGAACTCGTTCAGCTTGTCTGCAACAGCAGGCGGGTTGTAACCCTCTGGAATCGGATTTCTAGGGCCATGATTCAGAATGTCACCCAGTAGGATTAAATATTGGGCACCCGAAGCTTGGTATAGCTCTAATACCTTTTCTGTTGCTGGTAGCGAACCGTGTAGGTCTGAAGCAAAAAATAATTTCACACGTACTTCTCCATAAAATTTATGGGCCTATTGTACGTACCTAACGGCTAAACGTCATCTCCCACCATACCGTTGATAACAATATTATTGTAACTAACCATACCGACAATCTTATTATCACGGACCACAGGAGCGCGGCTAATACCAAAGCGTTCAAACAAGCGTGCACAATACTTCACATTCATTTCGGCAGACACGCTTAACGCGGGCTTAGTCATGATTTCATAAATATTAGTACGTTCAGGGGAGCGATTTTTGGCCAATACTTTTTTGGCAATGTCGTTCATCAACACAATCCCATATTCATCATCTACATGACGCTTATCCACGATGATCGCTTTTACTTTGTGCTTTTTCGCCATTTCTATCGCTGCTAACACTGTGGTTAAGCCATCGATAATCACATAGGTATTGGCCATTACATCGCTGACTCGGATTTTGTCACTGGTATTCATAGCTCGTCCTCTACGACTTTAGTTAATGTTTCGACTTGATGTGCAACCCCAACCGCATCTTCAACATCGATTTGTACTGCTATTCCTTGCCCTGATTCTTGGTCGAACTCGCCAACTTTGCCGATGGTCTCTAAAATGTGTCGTGCTAAGTGCTCTTCAACGACAAACAGCAGCACATCTTTTTGTACCTCAAGCGTCAAACCAAAGAAGGTACGTTTTTGGTTTAGCCCTTGCCCTCTAGCATTATTGATCACGGTAGCCCCCGTTGCGCCCGCATCACGCGCCGCATCGAGTACGATGTCAGTCTTGCTCTCTTCCACAAACGCTAAGATCAATTTAAAGCGCATCTTTGCTCTCCTTAGAGGTGTGTAAACGGTTTAACCATTGCGTTATTTGGGCATAGCCCATTACTGAAATAATCGGAAACAAGCTAGCAAAGGCGATTAACCCAAAACCATCGATCACCGGGTTTCTCCCAGGTACGGTAGAGGCAAGTCCAAGCCCCAATGCTGTCACCAATGGCACTGTCACCGTCGATGTGGTGACACCGCCCGAGTCATAGGCCAAAGGCACTATAAGTTTGGGCGCGTAAAACGTTTGGATCACCACAACCACGTAACCAACAATGATGTAGTAATGAATAGGATCACCAGCCACGATCCGATAGCTGCCCAGCGAAATACCGATTGCAACACCGAGTGCAACGGCAATCCGGAGCCCATTGACGCTAATACTGCCACCGGAAACTTGATTCGCTTTAATCGCAACCGCTATCAATGAGGGCTCGGCGATCGTGGTACTGAATCCGATACAGAACGCAAAAAGATAGACCCAGTAATAATCAAACCACGTTAGGGCTAAGCCAGAACTGATTTTAAATTCAGTCAGAAAAGACGGCTCCGTTAACTGCATCGCCATCGTCTCTCCTAAAGGAAATAAGGCCAGTTCTAGCCCCATCAAGAAAAGAGACAAGCCAAGAATGACGTAAAAGAACCCTATCAATACTTTGGGCAGGTTGTTGACTGGCCTGCGTAGCACCGCCAATTGAAAGCCAAATATGATCACCGCAATC
Encoded here:
- a CDS encoding P-II family nitrogen regulator, whose product is MRFKLILAFVEESKTDIVLDAARDAGATGATVINNARGQGLNQKRTFFGLTLEVQKDVLLFVVEEHLARHILETIGKVGEFDQESGQGIAVQIDVEDAVGVAHQVETLTKVVEDEL
- the yfcE gene encoding phosphodiesterase, which produces MKLFFASDLHGSLPATEKVLELYQASGAQYLILLGDILNHGPRNPIPEGYNPPAVADKLNEFSQEIIAVRGNCDSEVDQMLLSFPMMMDYSWVLLESGQRIFLTHGHLYNTTKRPALKAGDIIAHGHTHIPVAEYQNDIFIFNPSSVTFPREGHAASYGIYENCNFKVISLDGDVLVSGQL
- a CDS encoding DUF1538 domain-containing protein, encoding MISVQQFIDTFLGTVMDVIPIAVIIFGFQLAVLRRPVNNLPKVLIGFFYVILGLSLFLMGLELALFPLGETMAMQLTEPSFLTEFKISSGLALTWFDYYWVYLFAFCIGFSTTIAEPSLIAVAIKANQVSGGSISVNGLRIAVALGVAIGISLGSYRIVAGDPIHYYIIVGYVVVVIQTFYAPKLIVPLAYDSGGVTTSTVTVPLVTALGLGLASTVPGRNPVIDGFGLIAFASLFPIISVMGYAQITQWLNRLHTSKESKDAL
- a CDS encoding SelT/SelW/SelH family protein, with the protein product MLKATIAIHYCRQCNWMLRSSWLCQELLHTFSEEIEQVSLHPDTGGRFEIFCNGVQIWERKADGGFPEAKVLKQRVRNIIAPDRDLGHVDSK
- a CDS encoding regulatory protein ToxS, whose translation is MKLKVSVFLLALSAFLSGWLHWGSDAKVARLLTSHEWQSKMVSLISAEKQADSIGPLRKVELSSNAKYLPNGTYLRMSVVRLYGTQTAPANVINISETGQWEINDNYLLVSPTEFKDVTSAQRQDFSQEQLELITQVIKMDAEQSRRIDIVNPKALLLTSLNHGSTVLFSN
- a CDS encoding transcriptional regulator; its protein translation is MSNIGTKFILAQRFVFDPNSNSLVDQTSDGEVVRLGSNESRILLMLSERPNEVITRNELHEYVWRDQGFEVDDSSLTQAVSTLRKMLKDSTKSPEFVKTVPKRGYQFIATVERSAPLSSNDQPAAVEIAENDVEPSLTFATTPVAEEVVSETSAPEPISKLQEANTEVELTKVPATTEAKNSNKWLILGLLFAAVMMPILVITFTNPAESTFRTLAEVDGVKVQSPINHPGLTNWLPAIEKCVLSYNTNHTGILKPTEVIATGGQANNIVLNYIHPQEHSSENITLRIYANQSDVDDICKGGQ
- a CDS encoding sulfite exporter TauE/SafE family protein, which encodes MDWINSLALFFGSLIANTLASLSGGGAGLLQFPLLIFLGLPFSVALATHKVASVALGLGAAYTHIKGGTLSWKICLYLIIVGSIGVVVGANIVLMIPDAIAQKLLGAMILALGVYSRLKKQLGQEEQLKNRDIKGWIIGGVGLALIGIINGSLTAGSGLLVTLFLVRWFGFTYKQAVALTMICVGLFWNGIGGIAIVQAGAPIYWVWLPILLLSSFVGGSLGAFLANRSSNQLVKTAFEILTFAVGIKLLL
- a CDS encoding CBS domain-containing protein yields the protein MNTSDKIRVSDVMANTYVIIDGLTTVLAAIEMAKKHKVKAIIVDKRHVDDEYGIVLMNDIAKKVLAKNRSPERTNIYEIMTKPALSVSAEMNVKYCARLFERFGISRAPVVRDNKIVGMVSYNNIVINGMVGDDV